A genomic window from Chlamydiales bacterium includes:
- a CDS encoding lmo0937 family membrane protein, protein MLWTIFVILLILWLLGVVTSYTFGGFIYILLVVALVILIIRLVTGRRGP, encoded by the coding sequence ATGCTCTGGACAATTTTTGTTATTTTGCTCATTTTATGGCTTTTAGGGGTTGTAACTTCTTATACATTTGGCGGCTTTATCTATATCCTTTTAGTCGTAGCCTTAGTCATTTTGATCATCCGGTTGGTTACTGGTAGAAGAGGGCCTTAG
- a CDS encoding zeta toxin family protein: protein MYTPTIFAIAGAPASGKSTFIQEHIKKNFFPKDIFLHDCDACMTSLNGYQSDLQHLGSVKAFQNWELPAREKAEFMLMEAVKAKKDIIYDRSCALPSSYAFLKNIVENHGYMLIMHILYVTEEEAFFRAEEREKKTGRHIPRDVLSKRMNAIKSLWPSYQTIANSCYLHDSNDKSYNIIAMKKNSDLIILNEKCYEAFIHQ from the coding sequence ATGTATACTCCTACTATTTTTGCCATTGCAGGAGCCCCAGCTTCTGGGAAAAGCACCTTTATCCAAGAACACATTAAAAAGAATTTTTTTCCTAAAGATATTTTTCTTCATGACTGTGATGCTTGTATGACCTCTTTAAATGGCTACCAATCCGACTTACAACATTTGGGCTCCGTTAAAGCCTTCCAAAACTGGGAACTACCTGCCAGAGAAAAAGCAGAATTTATGCTTATGGAGGCTGTCAAAGCAAAAAAAGATATCATTTATGATCGCTCTTGTGCTTTACCAAGTTCTTACGCTTTTTTAAAGAATATAGTAGAAAATCATGGATATATGCTCATCATGCATATTTTATATGTGACAGAAGAAGAAGCTTTTTTTCGAGCAGAAGAGCGAGAGAAAAAGACAGGCCGACACATACCAAGAGATGTTCTTTCTAAGAGAATGAATGCTATTAAATCCCTTTGGCCCTCTTATCAAACCATCGCAAATTCTTGTTACTTACACGATAGCAACGATAAATCTTACAATATAATAGCTATGAAAAAAAATTCTGACCTTATCATCCTTAACGAAAAATGCTATGAAGCTTTTATACATCAATAA
- a CDS encoding biotin transporter BioY, with protein MAIAQIKSLSSESSQKDLFFSVLQILGASLLLALCSQIKVPLYFSPVPLSGQTLGVMLIGATLGSRKGVLSVLAYLAEGSFGLPVFGSGSLGLLGPTGGYFLGFILQAYLVGWFTERQVSLQSTKTMTVLLSSCALQLGLGVLWLSFFVGFKLAMIMGLCPFLPGEVIKTMGVTAYLKARSNKACC; from the coding sequence ATGGCCATTGCTCAAATAAAGTCTCTATCTTCTGAGTCTTCTCAAAAAGATCTATTTTTCTCAGTTTTACAAATTCTGGGAGCCTCTTTATTGCTAGCTCTTTGTTCCCAAATCAAAGTCCCTCTCTACTTCAGTCCAGTGCCTCTTTCTGGACAGACGTTAGGTGTTATGCTTATTGGGGCTACTTTAGGTAGTCGTAAAGGAGTACTTAGTGTGCTTGCTTATCTTGCTGAGGGAAGCTTTGGACTGCCCGTCTTTGGTAGCGGCAGCCTTGGCTTATTAGGACCAACAGGGGGATACTTTTTAGGATTTATCCTTCAAGCTTACCTTGTAGGCTGGTTTACTGAACGACAAGTTTCTCTCCAAAGTACAAAGACCATGACCGTCTTACTATCGTCTTGCGCTCTTCAACTAGGTCTTGGGGTCTTATGGCTTTCTTTCTTTGTTGGCTTTAAACTAGCTATGATAATGGGCCTGTGCCCTTTCTTGCCCGGAGAAGTTATTAAAACAATGGGTGTTACAGCCTACTTAAAAGCACGATCTAATAAAGCATGCTGCTAG
- a CDS encoding YchJ family metal-binding protein, whose product MLLANNNQEMLCPCRSGNTYVNCCKPFHQGQLLHTALELMRSRYSAYALHMPEYIIHTTHSTGPQFHPDLTQWSQKISKFCLNTEFKNLEILHFEEKGSCATVTFTAHLIQNQKDASFTEKSYFKKIEGKWLYYDAQPSVNA is encoded by the coding sequence ATGCTGCTAGCTAACAATAACCAGGAAATGCTCTGTCCTTGTAGAAGTGGAAATACATATGTAAACTGTTGCAAGCCTTTCCATCAAGGACAGTTACTACATACGGCCCTTGAGCTTATGCGCTCTCGTTATTCAGCTTATGCGCTTCACATGCCAGAATATATTATTCACACAACCCACTCAACCGGTCCTCAATTCCATCCTGATCTAACTCAATGGTCTCAAAAAATTTCTAAATTCTGTTTAAATACGGAATTCAAAAATCTTGAAATCCTCCACTTTGAAGAAAAAGGATCTTGCGCAACTGTTACTTTCACCGCACACCTTATTCAGAATCAAAAAGATGCTTCTTTTACAGAAAAAAGCTATTTTAAAAAAATAGAAGGAAAGTGGCTTTACTATGACGCTCAACCATCAGTGAACGCTTAG
- a CDS encoding methyltransferase domain-containing protein, with product MKRQKYVPLHFDSHNRVAVLAQISTEAQKFFNETIPAGEKLKISVEIDHNGDVQVFKEESTWGHIARAAGIQMRLNLLVGGYHVRIVDFSKLHQVNTEDLDRMVDALSLANGNIALDMMCGYGSLTERILEVSKKNEISIELYCADLYLEQLERIKESVKKQICDIRITDARCTSYPDNFFDAIAIKMGIHDVPRSDQGLIFDEAFRILKPGGRLVIWEVLTDRSEEQDAFSAQINKKDELAGYESFIIDRYFLRSDQVIALYKNSGFIEVEEVFSAHFSESSKSRLDSELHHDPHKLEELNQYIRKCTPENIRASMHYQDNGESISMTIPNRVFRAIKSVH from the coding sequence ATGAAAAGGCAAAAATATGTTCCGCTCCATTTTGATTCTCATAATCGTGTTGCGGTTTTGGCGCAAATCAGCACTGAGGCGCAAAAGTTTTTTAATGAGACAATCCCTGCAGGGGAAAAGCTAAAGATCTCAGTAGAAATTGATCACAACGGGGACGTACAGGTCTTTAAAGAAGAAAGCACTTGGGGACACATTGCCAGGGCTGCAGGAATACAAATGCGCCTTAACCTTCTTGTAGGCGGCTACCATGTTCGCATAGTCGACTTTTCCAAATTGCATCAAGTGAACACTGAAGACCTAGATCGGATGGTCGATGCTCTCTCTCTTGCTAATGGAAACATTGCGTTGGATATGATGTGCGGGTATGGCTCCCTTACAGAAAGAATCTTAGAAGTCTCTAAAAAAAATGAGATCTCAATCGAATTGTACTGCGCTGATTTATATTTGGAGCAACTCGAGCGCATCAAGGAGTCTGTCAAAAAGCAAATATGCGATATTCGAATCACCGATGCCCGTTGCACCTCTTATCCTGATAATTTCTTTGATGCAATTGCTATTAAAATGGGAATCCATGATGTTCCGCGCTCCGATCAAGGATTAATTTTCGACGAAGCATTTCGTATTTTAAAACCGGGCGGACGCCTTGTCATTTGGGAGGTGCTAACAGATCGCAGTGAGGAGCAAGATGCCTTCAGCGCACAAATAAACAAAAAAGATGAGCTAGCAGGCTATGAATCTTTTATCATCGACCGTTATTTTCTTCGTTCCGACCAAGTCATTGCTCTGTATAAAAATAGTGGCTTCATAGAAGTTGAAGAGGTGTTTTCTGCACATTTTTCAGAAAGCAGCAAATCAAGATTAGACTCAGAGTTGCATCATGACCCACATAAACTTGAAGAACTTAATCAATATATTCGGAAATGCACTCCCGAAAATATCCGCGCCTCTATGCACTACCAAGACAATGGAGAAAGCATAAGCATGACCATTCCCAATCGAGTCTTCAGAGCAATCAAAAGCGTACACTAA
- a CDS encoding HEPN domain-containing protein, with translation MINLTPEQLNTLAKERLDDAKALYAAGRYEGAFYICGYALEMKLKCVICKTLGWDEYPGDGKEKNKSFKTHKFDDLLHLSGVEKRVRATLIAEWSIVVKWDPEIRYSSGRQTAEDVKLVIEAAETLLAKL, from the coding sequence GTGATCAATTTAACACCGGAACAATTAAATACTCTTGCTAAAGAGAGGTTGGATGATGCTAAGGCACTTTATGCAGCAGGGCGTTATGAAGGTGCTTTCTATATTTGTGGTTATGCTTTAGAAATGAAATTAAAATGCGTAATATGTAAAACATTGGGTTGGGATGAATACCCTGGGGATGGAAAGGAAAAAAATAAGTCTTTTAAAACACATAAATTTGATGATTTGTTGCATTTGTCGGGAGTTGAAAAAAGAGTGCGTGCTACTCTAATTGCGGAGTGGTCAATTGTCGTAAAATGGGACCCGGAAATCCGCTATTCTTCAGGAAGACAAACTGCTGAAGATGTTAAATTGGTGATAGAGGCTGCAGAAACCTTGTTGGCTAAATTATGA
- a CDS encoding SEC-C metal-binding domain-containing protein codes for MEKAGRNDPCPCGSGLKYKQCCWGKPPKPKFVAKVIKSGNDAHKIPQMIESLHKPKEEKESHAFKMTDKDFRVTK; via the coding sequence ATGGAAAAAGCTGGTCGTAATGATCCTTGTCCTTGTGGATCTGGTCTAAAATATAAACAATGCTGCTGGGGAAAGCCTCCTAAGCCAAAATTTGTTGCCAAAGTGATTAAATCAGGAAATGATGCGCACAAAATTCCTCAGATGATAGAAAGCTTACATAAGCCTAAAGAGGAAAAAGAGTCTCACGCATTTAAAATGACAGACAAAGATTTCAGGGTGACAAAATAA
- a CDS encoding tRNA 2-thiocytidine biosynthesis TtcA family protein, which produces MKLVLYMDIHLPIAAPPWTHLGKKLESAFRKAIYEFQMLEKNTSIAVALSGGKDSLTLLFLLKAICGHGFPPFDIHAIHVGGEFSCGAGVQENFLRAICNKLNIPFHVRISTQKQETLECYSCSRERRRLIFDCAKSVGAHTIAFGHHRDDSAQTLLMNLLHKGEFAANLPKIYMHDYDVTIIRPLIYLSENEIRTFAKMYGFERITCQCPVGQDSMRKKSDKLLDELENLFPNARANIARAGLLYGSTKASKP; this is translated from the coding sequence ATGAAATTAGTATTGTATATGGATATTCATCTACCTATAGCTGCACCTCCTTGGACTCATCTTGGCAAAAAACTGGAAAGCGCTTTTCGAAAAGCTATTTATGAATTTCAAATGCTTGAAAAAAATACTTCTATAGCTGTTGCCCTCAGTGGAGGTAAAGATAGCCTGACCCTTCTATTTCTATTAAAAGCTATATGTGGGCATGGATTTCCACCATTTGACATCCATGCCATACATGTGGGCGGTGAATTTTCTTGTGGAGCAGGTGTTCAAGAAAATTTTCTTCGAGCTATATGCAATAAACTTAACATACCCTTTCATGTGCGCATATCCACGCAAAAACAAGAAACATTAGAATGCTATAGCTGTTCTCGAGAACGAAGGCGTTTAATCTTTGATTGCGCAAAAAGTGTGGGCGCCCACACTATTGCATTTGGCCATCACAGGGATGATAGCGCTCAAACCCTTCTCATGAATCTACTTCACAAAGGCGAATTTGCTGCAAATCTTCCTAAAATTTACATGCATGACTATGACGTAACCATTATCCGCCCATTAATCTATCTATCAGAAAATGAAATCAGAACTTTTGCCAAAATGTATGGTTTTGAAAGAATAACCTGTCAATGCCCTGTAGGACAAGATTCAATGCGAAAAAAGAGCGATAAGCTCTTGGATGAACTAGAAAATCTTTTTCCCAATGCAAGAGCCAATATAGCAAGAGCTGGGCTTCTCTATGGCTCTACAAAAGCAAGTAAACCTTAA
- the surE gene encoding 5'/3'-nucleotidase SurE, which produces MDKRPHILLTNDDGIHSDGLFHLWKGLQEYADISVVAPLTEKSGVGAGISLNSPLLVHKMKWQGECDSWAVQGTPADCVKMALSVFLEKAPDLVISGINKGSNAGRSIFHSGTVGGAIEAVMRDIPSIAISSIDYSIPNFSIAEKYVARIAKHLLAHPLPSGTLLNVNVPSAVEDIVGIRLARQGKSYWRGDPIERSHPEGFSYYWLGGGLSLFEEDEESDISLLQKGYIACVPVYVNELTHHSEYEARKEMFNALFNHPF; this is translated from the coding sequence GACCTCATATTCTTCTTACTAATGATGATGGAATTCATTCAGATGGACTTTTCCATCTTTGGAAGGGATTGCAAGAATATGCAGATATTAGCGTAGTTGCACCGTTAACCGAGAAATCAGGGGTAGGCGCTGGTATTTCTCTCAATAGTCCATTATTAGTTCATAAAATGAAGTGGCAAGGAGAGTGTGATTCTTGGGCAGTTCAAGGAACACCTGCAGATTGCGTCAAAATGGCTTTGAGCGTTTTTTTAGAAAAGGCTCCTGATTTAGTTATCTCAGGAATCAATAAAGGCTCAAATGCAGGACGCAGCATTTTCCATAGCGGAACTGTTGGTGGAGCCATTGAGGCTGTGATGAGAGATATTCCAAGTATTGCAATTTCTTCTATAGACTACTCGATCCCTAATTTTTCTATTGCTGAAAAGTATGTTGCCAGAATCGCAAAGCACCTACTTGCTCATCCGCTTCCAAGTGGAACTCTTTTAAATGTTAATGTGCCATCTGCGGTAGAAGATATTGTGGGTATTCGTTTAGCTCGTCAGGGCAAAAGTTATTGGCGAGGTGATCCAATAGAAAGATCTCATCCTGAAGGGTTTTCTTATTACTGGCTAGGTGGTGGATTGTCCTTATTTGAAGAGGATGAGGAGAGTGATATCTCGTTACTTCAAAAGGGTTATATTGCCTGCGTGCCTGTTTATGTAAATGAACTTACACATCATAGTGAATATGAAGCTCGAAAAGAGATGTTTAACGCGTTATTTAATCACCCTTTTTAG